The following coding sequences lie in one Corynebacterium anserum genomic window:
- a CDS encoding inositol monophosphatase family protein, with the protein MRQKMIDEHGHVGVDAVKSSEVDPVTEVDRASERLIRKRLIQEVPRSRVLGEEGGEQCTQRDAGSPTEGNDLLWVVDPIDGTVNFVYGVPAYAVSIAATFKGVPIAAAVVDVANNLVYSAAVGEEATETAVPDFSTFDAHCAPQSRVVNVTSGVEEAPTASMAAGTTTMATALVATGFAYVAQRRARQAELLAQLLPEVRDIRRMGSAALDLCHVAAGRVDAYYEHGLGPWDHAAGVLIAARAGAIVQMPKLDIPSSEGVQVMATKPALWQPLSQRLSELVTGGVLAPITP; encoded by the coding sequence ATGCGTCAAAAGATGATTGATGAACACGGACATGTAGGCGTCGACGCAGTGAAGAGTTCTGAAGTGGATCCGGTCACGGAAGTGGATAGAGCCTCAGAAAGGCTGATACGCAAGCGTCTTATCCAAGAAGTACCGCGGAGCCGGGTATTAGGGGAAGAAGGTGGTGAGCAGTGCACTCAGAGAGATGCTGGGAGTCCCACCGAAGGAAACGACCTGCTATGGGTGGTTGATCCAATAGATGGAACGGTGAATTTTGTTTACGGAGTGCCTGCTTACGCCGTATCCATTGCAGCGACGTTCAAAGGGGTACCGATTGCGGCAGCTGTGGTCGATGTGGCTAATAATTTGGTTTATTCGGCGGCAGTGGGCGAGGAAGCTACTGAGACTGCAGTCCCTGATTTCTCTACATTCGATGCCCACTGTGCGCCGCAATCGCGTGTAGTGAATGTAACCAGTGGCGTGGAAGAGGCGCCTACAGCATCTATGGCAGCAGGGACCACGACTATGGCTACAGCTTTGGTGGCTACTGGTTTCGCCTATGTGGCACAGCGCCGTGCGAGACAAGCTGAGTTGTTGGCGCAGTTATTGCCCGAGGTTCGAGATATCCGACGCATGGGTTCAGCTGCTCTTGACCTCTGCCACGTCGCTGCAGGGCGTGTTGATGCATATTATGAACACGGTTTGGGGCCGTGGGATCACGCTGCCGGCGTGTTAATTGCGGCACGGGCGGGGGCAATCGTGCAGATGCCCAAATTGGATATCCCATCCTCCGAAGGTGTGCAGGTCATGGCCACAAAACCCGCCCTATGGCAACCGCTGTCTCAGCGGTTGTCTGAACTAGTAACGGGGGGAGTACTCGCGCCCATAACACCCTAG
- the ppgK gene encoding polyphosphate--glucose phosphotransferase — MSETNPNLAFGVDIGGSGVKGALVDVSKGEQVTERKRIATPQPATPDAVAEVVRQLVEAEGWDGPVGITVPAVVREQVTRTAANIDQTWIGTDVQELFTRHLGGRDITVLNDADAAGMAEARFGDDKARTGAVMMLTFGTGIGSALLMDGNLYPNTELGHLKMKGSSAEKYASSKVREDEGLSYKQWAKRVNKVMQRYVELFNPQTFIVGGGISRKSDKWVPYLDLEQDVVPAQLRNEAGIIGAALAVSEGLRP, encoded by the coding sequence ATGAGCGAGACAAACCCCAACCTGGCATTCGGAGTAGACATCGGTGGCTCAGGCGTGAAAGGCGCCTTAGTCGATGTATCCAAGGGCGAACAAGTAACTGAGCGAAAGAGAATCGCCACACCGCAGCCTGCCACTCCCGACGCTGTGGCAGAGGTTGTACGGCAACTTGTCGAAGCTGAAGGGTGGGACGGGCCAGTGGGCATCACAGTACCGGCTGTGGTACGCGAACAGGTGACAAGAACGGCCGCCAATATTGACCAGACGTGGATCGGTACCGATGTCCAAGAATTATTCACCCGACACCTCGGAGGCCGCGACATCACCGTATTGAATGACGCAGACGCGGCTGGCATGGCCGAGGCGCGTTTCGGGGATGACAAAGCCCGAACAGGTGCTGTCATGATGCTGACTTTCGGCACGGGTATCGGCTCTGCGTTACTGATGGACGGCAATCTGTATCCCAACACCGAATTGGGACACCTCAAAATGAAAGGTTCATCGGCGGAGAAATACGCGAGTTCAAAGGTGCGCGAAGATGAAGGTCTAAGCTACAAGCAATGGGCTAAGCGCGTGAACAAAGTCATGCAACGCTACGTAGAGCTCTTTAACCCCCAGACCTTCATCGTCGGTGGTGGCATCTCCCGCAAGTCAGACAAGTGGGTACCCTATTTGGACTTGGAGCAAGACGTCGTTCCAGCGCAGTTACGCAATGAAGCAGGAATCATTGGCGCAGCGCTCGCAGTGAGTGAAGGTTTGCGACCCTAG